One Rhodoferax ferrireducens T118 DNA segment encodes these proteins:
- a CDS encoding phosphoribosylaminoimidazolesuccinocarboxamide synthase yields MNTSQPALHTSMLTSLPLLARGKVRDNYAVGIDRILMVASDRLSAFDVIMGEPIPGKGALLTQMALFWFDKLGPKGLNLCPIHLTGDAPESVVTAAEVPQVTGRSMLVKRLKPLPVEAVVRGYLAGSGWKEYQHNGAVCGVKLPAGLQNASKLPEPIYTPAAKAAAGDHDENITFEQTVEMIGLDLATRIRDISIAIYKAASEIARAKGIIIADTKFEFGLDADGTLTLMDEVLTPDSSRFWPAESYQEGINPPSFDKQFVRDWLEQVQVNGKPWNKTPPAPRVPDEVIAKTAAKYQEALTRLIG; encoded by the coding sequence ATGAACACTTCACAACCCGCCCTGCACACTTCCATGCTCACCTCTTTGCCGCTGCTGGCGCGTGGCAAGGTGCGCGATAACTACGCCGTCGGCATTGATCGCATCCTGATGGTGGCCTCTGACCGCCTGAGCGCCTTTGACGTGATCATGGGTGAGCCGATTCCGGGCAAAGGCGCGCTTCTGACACAGATGGCGCTGTTCTGGTTTGACAAGCTCGGTCCCAAAGGCCTGAACCTGTGCCCGATTCATCTCACCGGTGACGCGCCCGAAAGCGTGGTCACCGCCGCCGAAGTGCCGCAGGTGACGGGCCGCTCGATGCTGGTCAAGCGCCTGAAGCCCTTGCCGGTGGAAGCCGTGGTACGCGGTTATCTGGCCGGCAGCGGCTGGAAGGAATACCAGCACAACGGGGCCGTGTGCGGCGTCAAACTGCCAGCCGGACTGCAGAACGCCTCCAAGCTGCCCGAGCCGATCTACACCCCGGCGGCCAAGGCTGCGGCGGGCGACCATGACGAGAACATCACGTTTGAGCAAACGGTCGAGATGATCGGCCTGGACCTGGCCACCCGCATTCGCGACATCAGCATTGCCATCTACAAGGCGGCGTCGGAAATTGCACGCGCCAAGGGCATCATCATTGCCGACACCAAGTTCGAGTTTGGACTGGACGCCGACGGTACGCTGACGCTGATGGACGAGGTGCTGACGCCCGATTCATCGCGCTTCTGGCCCGCCGAGAGCTACCAGGAAGGCATCAACCCGCCCAGTTTTGACAAGCAATTTGTGCGTGACTGGCTGGAGCAGGTGCAGGTCAATGGCAAGCCCTGGAACAAAACCCCGCCCGCGCCACGCGTGCCCGACGAGGTGATTGCCAAGACCGCCGCCAAATACCAGGAAGCGCTGACGCGGCTGATCGGTTGA
- the fba gene encoding class II fructose-bisphosphate aldolase (catalyzes the reversible aldol condensation of dihydroxyacetonephosphate and glyceraldehyde 3-phosphate in the Calvin cycle, glycolysis, and/or gluconeogenesis) yields MALVSMRELLDHAALNGYGIPAFNVNNLEQVQAVMSAADEVGAPVILQASAGARKYAGEPFIKHLILAAIEAYPHIPLVMHQDHGQSPDVCQGAINLGFSSVMMDGSLMSDGKTIASYDYNVEVTRKVVAMAHAVGVTVEGELGCLGSLETMKGDKEDGHGTEATMTREQMLTDPEQAADFVKRTQLDALAIAIGTSHGAYKFTRKPTGDILAIDRVMAINKRIPNTHLVMHGSSSVPQESLAIINQFGGKMRETYGVPVEEIQKAIKFGVRKINIDTDIRLAMTGAVRKYMFENPEKFDARDWLKPAREAAKALCKQRYLEFGCEGQGSKIKSHSLSVVAGQYARGELAQVVK; encoded by the coding sequence ATGGCACTTGTTTCAATGCGCGAACTGCTCGACCATGCCGCCCTGAATGGTTACGGCATCCCGGCTTTCAACGTCAACAACCTGGAGCAGGTGCAGGCCGTCATGTCGGCCGCCGATGAGGTCGGCGCACCGGTCATTCTGCAAGCCAGCGCTGGCGCGCGAAAATACGCCGGTGAGCCCTTCATCAAACATCTGATTCTGGCCGCCATCGAAGCCTATCCGCACATCCCGCTGGTCATGCACCAGGACCACGGCCAGAGCCCCGACGTGTGCCAGGGCGCCATCAACCTGGGCTTTAGCTCGGTCATGATGGACGGCTCCCTGATGAGCGACGGCAAGACCATTGCCAGTTACGACTACAACGTCGAGGTGACGCGCAAAGTGGTCGCCATGGCGCACGCCGTGGGCGTGACGGTGGAGGGTGAGCTGGGCTGCCTGGGCTCGCTGGAAACCATGAAAGGTGACAAGGAAGACGGCCACGGCACCGAGGCCACCATGACGCGTGAGCAGATGCTGACCGACCCCGAGCAAGCGGCAGATTTTGTCAAGCGGACCCAGCTTGACGCGCTGGCCATTGCCATTGGCACCAGCCACGGCGCCTACAAATTCACCCGCAAGCCCACCGGCGATATTTTGGCGATTGACCGCGTCATGGCCATCAACAAGCGTATTCCCAACACCCATTTGGTGATGCATGGCTCCAGCAGCGTGCCGCAGGAGTCGCTGGCCATCATCAACCAGTTTGGCGGCAAGATGCGCGAAACCTACGGTGTGCCGGTCGAAGAAATCCAGAAAGCGATCAAGTTTGGCGTGCGCAAGATCAACATCGACACCGACATTCGCCTGGCCATGACCGGTGCCGTGCGCAAATACATGTTTGAAAACCCCGAAAAATTCGATGCCCGCGACTGGCTCAAGCCCGCCCGTGAAGCCGCCAAGGCCCTGTGCAAGCAGCGCTACCTGGAGTTTGGCTGTGAAGGTCAAGGTTCAAAAATCAAGAGCCACTCATTGAGCGTGGTGGCGGGGCAATATGCGCGTGGTGAGCTGGCGCAAGTGGTGAAGTGA
- the pyk gene encoding pyruvate kinase — translation MPRRATKIVATLGPASSDPALLEQMIRSGVNVVRLNFSHGTAQDHIDRARLVREAAKRAGREIAIMADLQGPKIRVGKFADGKVLLEPGQKFVLDAARTELGDIDAVGLDYKALPNEVKAGDVLLLNDGLIVITVDAVQGAAIHTTVKLGGELSNNKGINKQGGGLSAPALTAKDMDDIRTAMSFHADYVAVSFPKNATDMEMARQLCNVAAENGHRPGLIAKIERAEAIPKLEEILLASDGIMVARGDLAVEVGNAVVPALQKRMIKLAREHDKVVITATQMMESMINNPVPTRAEVSDVANAVLDGTDAVMLSAETAAGKYPLETVVEMAKICHAAEGGEDFKLEADFTGKTFKRIDQSIAMGALFTAHHLGAKAIVAMTDSGSTALWMSRHLIQVPIYALTSKVATQRKMTLYRNVRPLFIDTSADRDTALNEAENYLKTRGIVQAGDIYAITCGEPMGSPGGTNMLKICRVR, via the coding sequence ATGCCCCGTCGCGCCACCAAAATTGTCGCCACTCTCGGCCCCGCCTCGAGCGACCCCGCGTTGCTGGAGCAGATGATTCGTTCCGGCGTCAACGTGGTGCGCCTGAACTTCAGCCACGGCACGGCGCAAGACCATATTGACCGGGCAAGGCTGGTGCGTGAAGCGGCCAAGCGCGCCGGACGCGAGATCGCCATCATGGCTGACTTGCAGGGGCCCAAAATCCGGGTTGGCAAGTTTGCCGACGGCAAGGTGTTGCTGGAGCCGGGGCAAAAGTTCGTGCTTGACGCTGCGCGCACCGAACTCGGCGATATTGACGCCGTCGGGCTGGACTACAAGGCATTGCCGAACGAGGTCAAGGCGGGCGATGTGCTGCTGCTCAACGATGGCCTGATCGTTATCACGGTCGATGCAGTCCAGGGCGCGGCGATTCACACCACCGTCAAACTGGGTGGCGAGTTGAGCAACAACAAGGGCATCAACAAGCAAGGTGGCGGCCTGAGCGCACCCGCGCTCACCGCCAAGGACATGGACGACATCCGCACGGCGATGAGCTTTCACGCTGACTATGTGGCCGTCAGCTTTCCCAAAAACGCAACCGACATGGAGATGGCGCGTCAGTTGTGCAACGTGGCAGCCGAAAACGGCCACCGGCCCGGCCTGATTGCCAAGATCGAGCGTGCGGAGGCGATCCCCAAACTTGAAGAAATATTGCTCGCCAGCGACGGCATCATGGTGGCGCGCGGCGACCTGGCCGTCGAGGTTGGCAATGCGGTGGTGCCGGCGCTGCAAAAACGCATGATCAAGCTGGCCCGCGAGCACGACAAGGTGGTGATTACCGCCACCCAGATGATGGAGTCGATGATCAACAACCCGGTACCGACCCGCGCCGAAGTGAGCGACGTGGCCAACGCGGTGCTGGACGGCACCGACGCTGTCATGCTGTCAGCCGAGACGGCGGCGGGAAAATACCCGTTGGAGACGGTCGTTGAGATGGCCAAGATTTGCCATGCGGCCGAGGGCGGTGAAGATTTCAAACTCGAAGCTGACTTCACGGGCAAGACCTTCAAACGCATTGACCAGTCAATTGCCATGGGCGCCTTGTTCACAGCGCATCACCTCGGCGCCAAGGCGATTGTGGCCATGACCGACAGCGGCTCCACCGCGCTGTGGATGAGCCGCCACCTGATTCAGGTGCCGATTTACGCGCTCACGTCCAAAGTGGCGACGCAGCGCAAGATGACGCTGTACCGCAATGTGCGCCCCTTGTTCATTGATACCAGTGCCGACCGGGACACGGCGCTGAACGAGGCGGAGAACTATCTGAAAACCCGAGGCATTGTGCAGGCAGGCGACATTTATGCCATCACCTGTGGTGAGCCCATGGGCTCGCCCGGCGGCACCAATATGCTGAAAATTTGCCGGGTTCGCTAG
- a CDS encoding OmpA family protein, which translates to MKTIASKTRTLVFGVSAVALLVSGCANMTETQRSSAIGAGVGALAGAAIGDSREATVIGAGVGALGGYIWSTQMAKKKADMERATAGTGVDVMQTADNQLKLNIPSDISFDINRFDIKPNMRPILDQFAQGLSSQPNTEIRIIGHTDSTGSDSINDPLSVNRAASARDYLVARGVDGRRIQINGRGSHEPIADNNTERGRAQNRRIEIFLAERSVAR; encoded by the coding sequence ATGAAAACCATCGCATCCAAGACACGCACCTTAGTTTTTGGCGTGAGCGCTGTTGCCCTGCTGGTCAGCGGTTGCGCCAACATGACCGAGACCCAGCGCAGTTCAGCCATCGGCGCCGGTGTGGGCGCCCTGGCAGGCGCCGCCATTGGCGACAGCCGCGAGGCGACCGTGATCGGTGCCGGCGTCGGCGCACTGGGCGGCTATATCTGGTCGACGCAGATGGCCAAGAAGAAGGCAGATATGGAACGCGCCACGGCAGGCACCGGGGTAGATGTCATGCAGACGGCTGACAACCAGCTCAAGCTCAATATTCCGAGTGACATTTCGTTCGACATCAACCGCTTCGACATCAAGCCCAACATGCGGCCGATCCTGGACCAGTTTGCGCAAGGCTTGAGCAGCCAGCCCAACACCGAAATCCGCATCATCGGTCACACCGACAGCACCGGTTCGGACAGCATCAACGACCCGCTGTCGGTCAACCGTGCCGCCAGTGCGCGCGACTACCTGGTTGCCCGCGGCGTGGATGGGCGGCGCATCCAGATCAATGGCCGCGGCTCACACGAGCCCATTGCAGATAACAACACGGAACGAGGCCGCGCCCAGAACCGCCGCATCGAGATATTCCTGGCCGAGCGTTCGGTCGCCCGGTAG
- a CDS encoding 16S rRNA (uracil(1498)-N(3))-methyltransferase, producing the protein MPRFYCPTSLRCGDLLDLPASAARHVQVLRLQPGDSITLFNGGPGWDERDSEHTQGGEFEASVTRMGRSDVQVKVGAYHAVEREAAHRVHLAVGMPANERMDWLVEKATELGVASIQPLMTERSVLRLNPERAGKKQAHWQSVAVAACEQCGGNRVPVIHAVMTLAAWIKAQPAQASDQRLLLSLRPGAQSVRAAVKAFADPASAGAHTEAITFLSGPEGGLSPAEEDIALACGFAPVTLGARVLRAETAALAALAALLL; encoded by the coding sequence ATGCCCCGTTTTTACTGCCCAACCTCGCTGCGCTGCGGTGACTTGCTTGACCTGCCAGCCAGCGCTGCCCGTCACGTACAAGTACTGCGCCTGCAGCCAGGCGACAGCATCACGCTGTTCAATGGCGGCCCCGGCTGGGACGAACGCGACTCGGAGCACACCCAGGGCGGCGAGTTTGAGGCCAGCGTCACGCGCATGGGCCGCAGCGATGTGCAGGTGAAGGTCGGCGCCTATCACGCGGTAGAGCGCGAAGCAGCGCATCGGGTGCATCTGGCCGTGGGCATGCCGGCCAACGAGCGCATGGACTGGCTGGTCGAAAAAGCCACCGAACTGGGCGTGGCCAGTATTCAGCCCCTGATGACCGAGCGCAGCGTGCTGCGGCTCAACCCGGAGCGAGCCGGAAAAAAGCAAGCGCACTGGCAAAGTGTGGCGGTGGCCGCTTGTGAGCAGTGCGGTGGCAACCGGGTGCCGGTGATTCATGCAGTCATGACCTTGGCAGCTTGGATCAAGGCGCAACCAGCGCAGGCAAGCGATCAGCGCTTGTTGTTGTCGTTGCGCCCGGGCGCGCAAAGTGTTCGTGCCGCCGTGAAGGCCTTCGCCGATCCTGCCAGTGCCGGCGCCCATACCGAAGCCATCACCTTTTTGTCCGGCCCTGAAGGCGGTTTGAGCCCGGCCGAGGAAGATATCGCGCTGGCCTGTGGCTTTGCGCCGGTGACACTGGGTGCACGCGTGCTGCGCGCCGAAACGGCAGCCTTGGCCGCGTTGGCCGCCTTGCTGCTGTAA
- a CDS encoding c-type cytochrome, translated as MTDNSPATVHDEAHSGPIKNPKQMLLAVTFSFVVPIFAIIGLVYYVTMGNKPAATEANSEQAVAARIQKIGRIEIRDANRPLRTGEEVFKAQCTACHTAGLVGAPKFGDAAAWAPRIQTGYDALLNSALKGKNAMVAQGGGEFQDLEVGRAVVYMVNAAGGKFAEPQAAAAPAEAASAAK; from the coding sequence ATGACCGACAACAGCCCCGCTACTGTTCACGATGAGGCGCATAGCGGCCCCATTAAAAACCCCAAGCAAATGCTGCTTGCCGTCACTTTCTCGTTTGTGGTTCCGATCTTCGCCATCATTGGTTTGGTTTACTACGTGACCATGGGCAACAAACCCGCCGCCACCGAAGCCAACTCGGAACAAGCGGTGGCCGCACGGATCCAGAAAATTGGCCGCATCGAAATTCGTGACGCCAACCGGCCGCTGCGCACCGGTGAAGAGGTGTTTAAAGCCCAGTGCACGGCCTGTCACACCGCTGGCCTCGTCGGTGCCCCCAAATTTGGCGATGCAGCGGCCTGGGCGCCGCGCATTCAGACCGGCTATGACGCACTGCTGAACTCGGCACTCAAGGGTAAAAATGCCATGGTTGCCCAGGGCGGCGGTGAATTTCAGGACCTGGAAGTCGGTCGCGCCGTGGTTTATATGGTGAACGCCGCCGGCGGCAAGTTCGCGGAGCCGCAAGCGGCTGCCGCCCCGGCTGAGGCGGCGTCAGCCGCCAAGTAA
- a CDS encoding ABC transporter ATP-binding protein — MNRDLIVDARGIHAWYGSSHVLHGAQLQIARGQTVGLLGRNGMGKSTLIRTLLGHVAQRDGHITLFGKDASRFKPHKVARLGVAYVPEGRGVFPNLTVRENLVMAARRGVDGRNDWSFERVMATFPRLKERLTNLGAQLSGGEQQMLSIGRALMTHPELIVLDEATEGLAPLIVADIWRVIGEIRKSGIATLIVDRDYRRVLAHADQALVLQKGQVLLQGTAEDVANDPALSTYLGV, encoded by the coding sequence GTGAACCGTGACTTGATCGTCGATGCCCGTGGCATCCACGCCTGGTATGGCTCCAGCCATGTGCTGCACGGCGCCCAGTTGCAGATTGCCCGTGGCCAGACCGTGGGCCTGCTCGGGCGCAATGGCATGGGCAAGAGCACGCTGATCCGCACGCTGCTGGGCCATGTGGCGCAGCGCGACGGCCACATCACGCTGTTTGGCAAGGATGCCTCGCGCTTCAAGCCGCACAAAGTCGCACGTCTGGGTGTGGCTTATGTGCCCGAAGGGCGCGGCGTGTTCCCCAACCTGACAGTGCGCGAGAATCTGGTAATGGCGGCGCGCCGGGGTGTCGATGGCCGCAACGACTGGTCGTTCGAGCGTGTCATGGCCACCTTTCCGCGCTTGAAGGAGCGGCTGACGAATCTGGGCGCGCAGCTCTCCGGCGGCGAGCAACAGATGCTGTCGATTGGCCGGGCGCTGATGACACACCCCGAGCTGATCGTGCTGGACGAGGCCACCGAAGGCCTGGCACCGCTGATCGTGGCCGACATCTGGCGCGTGATTGGCGAAATTCGCAAGAGCGGCATCGCCACGCTGATCGTGGACCGCGACTACCGCCGCGTGCTGGCGCATGCCGACCAGGCCCTGGTGCTGCAAAAAGGGCAGGTGCTGCTGCAAGGCACGGCGGAGGATGTGGCCAACGACCCGGCACTGTCGACCTACCTGGGCGTCTGA
- a CDS encoding ABC transporter ATP-binding protein: MSPSDMLLRGHEITRRWGGLLALNKVSLALQRGTVHAVIGTNGAGKSTLINILSGEIQPSSGKVELLGQDVTTWSQPRRARAGLGRSYQRNTIYPSFTVLENCRLAAQANVQKPWAWWSDAQRCSASMDSARAAATRAGLDDLLDRQAGLLSHGQKRQLEIAMCLATKPQVLLLDEPLAGMGAEETERMLTLLAELKASHAILLVEHDMDAVFRIADCITVMVNGTVIACGSPDFVRNSPEVRIAYLGEH, encoded by the coding sequence ATGAGTCCGTCTGACATGCTGTTGCGCGGCCACGAGATCACGCGCCGCTGGGGTGGCTTGCTGGCCTTGAACAAAGTGTCGCTGGCGCTGCAACGCGGCACCGTGCACGCCGTGATCGGCACCAACGGTGCGGGCAAGTCCACGCTGATCAACATCCTGTCCGGTGAAATTCAGCCATCCAGCGGAAAAGTCGAGCTGCTGGGCCAGGACGTGACCACCTGGTCGCAACCCCGGCGCGCCCGCGCGGGCCTGGGGCGCAGCTACCAGCGCAACACCATTTACCCCAGCTTCACGGTGCTGGAGAACTGCCGCCTGGCGGCCCAGGCCAATGTGCAAAAGCCCTGGGCCTGGTGGAGCGATGCCCAGCGCTGCAGTGCCAGCATGGACAGTGCCCGCGCAGCGGCCACGCGCGCCGGGCTGGACGACTTGCTGGACCGCCAGGCCGGGCTGCTGTCGCACGGTCAGAAACGCCAACTGGAGATTGCCATGTGCCTGGCGACGAAACCGCAGGTGCTGCTGCTCGACGAACCGCTGGCCGGCATGGGTGCCGAGGAGACCGAGCGCATGCTGACGCTGCTGGCCGAGCTGAAAGCCAGCCATGCCATCCTGCTGGTGGAGCACGACATGGACGCGGTGTTCCGCATCGCCGACTGCATCACGGTGATGGTCAACGGCACCGTGATCGCCTGCGGCTCGCCCGACTTCGTGCGCAACAGCCCCGAAGTGCGCATTGCCTATCTGGGAGAACATTGA
- a CDS encoding branched-chain amino acid ABC transporter permease, with the protein MKSSKFFFVAAAFVLLALWPLMAGQYGVDLVTKIMVFAIFALSLELLVGSTGLVCFGQAAFFGIGAYATVLLTPQDGAPSLLWLLPACVLAAALYALLVGALSLRTKGVYFIMVTLAFAQMAYYVVHDTPLGGGTDGIYLMAKPVVLGTLLDLDKPMAFYGFTLACLTAVFGFLTLLLRSRFGRALAGIRVNEQRMRATGFSTYPYKLAAFVISGGMAGLAGFLFAVKDGFVNPELISWHLSGEVLIMIILGGLGHLRGALIGAFAFALLQEFFKSEAIFGEFAKHWHLGLGLSIIACVALLPRGLVGVPEQVITRLRGRSGRVRDDSVVEVSHESV; encoded by the coding sequence ATGAAGTCCTCCAAATTTTTCTTCGTCGCGGCCGCGTTTGTGCTGCTGGCGTTGTGGCCCCTGATGGCGGGCCAGTACGGTGTGGACCTGGTCACCAAGATCATGGTGTTTGCCATCTTTGCACTCAGCCTGGAACTGCTGGTGGGCAGCACCGGCTTGGTGTGTTTTGGCCAGGCGGCCTTCTTTGGCATTGGTGCCTATGCCACCGTGCTGCTGACACCGCAGGACGGCGCGCCGTCACTGCTGTGGCTGTTGCCTGCTTGTGTGCTGGCGGCGGCCTTGTATGCGCTGCTGGTCGGCGCGCTGTCGCTGCGCACCAAGGGTGTGTACTTCATCATGGTCACACTGGCCTTTGCGCAGATGGCCTATTACGTGGTGCACGACACGCCGCTGGGCGGCGGGACCGACGGCATCTACCTGATGGCCAAGCCGGTGGTGCTGGGCACACTGCTGGACCTGGACAAGCCGATGGCGTTCTATGGCTTTACGCTGGCCTGTCTGACCGCCGTGTTCGGCTTTCTGACCCTGCTGCTGCGCTCGCGCTTTGGCCGCGCGCTGGCCGGTATTCGCGTCAACGAGCAGCGCATGCGCGCCACCGGTTTTTCGACCTACCCGTACAAACTCGCGGCCTTTGTGATTTCGGGCGGCATGGCCGGGCTGGCGGGTTTCTTGTTTGCAGTGAAGGATGGCTTTGTCAACCCCGAGCTGATCAGCTGGCATTTATCCGGCGAGGTGCTGATCATGATCATCCTGGGCGGCCTGGGGCATTTGCGTGGCGCGCTGATCGGTGCCTTTGCCTTTGCGCTGTTGCAGGAGTTCTTCAAGTCAGAGGCGATTTTTGGCGAGTTTGCCAAGCACTGGCATCTGGGTCTGGGCCTGTCCATCATCGCCTGCGTGGCGCTGCTGCCGCGCGGGCTGGTGGGTGTGCCCGAGCAAGTGATCACACGCCTGCGTGGCCGCTCGGGCAGGGTGCGTGATGATTCGGTTGTGGAAGTGTCCCATGAGTCCGTCTGA
- a CDS encoding branched-chain amino acid ABC transporter permease codes for MDLTTFLIQCLNALQYGLLLFLVASGLTLIFGIMGVINLAHGSFYMIGAYMAYALAPIVGGTFSGGFFATLAVGLVLAVLLGYVLEWAFFSFLYERDHLQQVLMTYGLILVFEELRSLLVGDDVHGVQAPDFLAGTLPLGELMTYPVYRLFISGVCLVLALAMYFVFTRTRLGMMIRAGSANREMVQSLGIDIKFLYRVVFAAGVAIAVFAGMIAAPVSSVYPGMGNTVLIICFVVVVIGGIGSIRGALLAALLIGVVDTFGKVLLPQASGVLVYVLMALILLVKPDGLFKAG; via the coding sequence ATGGACCTGACCACCTTCCTGATCCAGTGCCTGAACGCGCTGCAGTATGGGCTGCTGCTGTTCCTGGTGGCATCCGGCCTGACGCTGATCTTCGGCATCATGGGTGTCATCAACCTGGCGCATGGCAGCTTCTACATGATTGGGGCCTACATGGCCTATGCGCTGGCTCCGATTGTGGGCGGCACCTTTAGCGGCGGCTTTTTTGCCACGCTGGCCGTTGGCCTGGTGCTGGCGGTGCTGCTGGGCTATGTGCTGGAGTGGGCGTTCTTCAGCTTTCTGTACGAGCGCGACCACCTGCAGCAGGTGCTGATGACCTACGGCCTGATTCTGGTGTTTGAGGAGTTGCGCAGCCTGCTGGTGGGTGACGACGTGCACGGCGTGCAGGCACCCGACTTTCTGGCCGGCACGCTGCCCCTGGGCGAGCTAATGACCTACCCGGTTTACCGGCTCTTTATTTCCGGCGTGTGCCTGGTGCTGGCGCTGGCCATGTATTTTGTGTTCACCCGCACCCGGCTGGGCATGATGATCCGCGCCGGTAGCGCGAACCGTGAGATGGTGCAGTCGCTGGGCATCGACATCAAGTTCCTCTACCGCGTGGTCTTTGCCGCCGGCGTGGCCATTGCCGTCTTTGCCGGCATGATCGCCGCGCCCGTGTCATCGGTGTATCCGGGCATGGGCAACACGGTGCTGATTATCTGCTTTGTGGTGGTAGTGATTGGCGGCATCGGCTCGATTCGTGGCGCGCTCCTGGCGGCGTTGTTGATCGGCGTGGTGGACACCTTTGGCAAAGTGCTGCTACCCCAAGCCTCCGGCGTGCTGGTCTACGTGCTGATGGCGCTGATCCTGCTGGTCAAGCCCGACGGTCTGTTCAAGGCCGGTTGA
- a CDS encoding ABC transporter substrate-binding protein, translating to MSSSHKTLISRAVATLALSALSALPTLAQGLPKLKVGLMLPYTGTYAALGNAIENGFRLHIAEQGGKLGGREIEFVKVDDESDPSKATDNVNKLIKRDNVDVLIGSVHSGVAMAMAKVAKDTGTVLIVPNAGADAVTGPMCASNIFRSSFSNWQPGYAMGEVVAKKGHKKVVTITWKYAAGDESIRGFKESFEKGGGKVVKELNLPFPNVEFQALLTEIAAAKPDAVYTFFAGGGAVKFVKDYAAAGLKKTIPLYGAGFLTDGTLDAQGADAADLLTTLHYADSLNTPRDNAFRLSYAKAYKLQPDVYAVQGYDAAQMLAVGLAAVKGDIGKKAEFTTAIEKAKIDSPRGPFTLSRSHNPVQDIYLRQVGGKENKLASIASKALADPGRGCRL from the coding sequence ATGAGCTCATCCCACAAAACCCTGATCAGCCGTGCTGTTGCCACGCTGGCCCTGTCCGCCTTGAGCGCCCTCCCGACCCTGGCCCAGGGTCTGCCCAAGCTTAAAGTTGGGCTGATGCTGCCCTACACCGGCACTTACGCCGCACTCGGCAATGCCATCGAAAACGGCTTTCGCCTGCACATCGCCGAGCAAGGCGGGAAACTCGGCGGGCGCGAGATCGAGTTTGTCAAGGTGGACGACGAGTCCGATCCGTCCAAGGCCACCGACAACGTGAACAAGCTCATCAAGCGCGACAACGTGGACGTGCTGATTGGCTCGGTGCATTCCGGTGTTGCCATGGCCATGGCCAAGGTGGCGAAAGATACCGGCACCGTGCTGATCGTGCCCAACGCCGGAGCGGACGCGGTGACCGGCCCGATGTGCGCCAGCAATATCTTTCGCAGCTCGTTCTCGAACTGGCAACCCGGCTATGCCATGGGTGAAGTGGTGGCCAAGAAAGGACACAAGAAGGTCGTGACCATCACCTGGAAGTACGCAGCCGGCGATGAGTCGATCCGTGGCTTCAAGGAGTCCTTCGAGAAAGGTGGCGGCAAGGTCGTCAAGGAGCTGAACCTGCCCTTTCCCAACGTCGAGTTCCAGGCGCTGCTGACCGAGATAGCAGCCGCCAAGCCCGATGCCGTCTACACCTTCTTCGCCGGTGGTGGCGCGGTCAAGTTTGTCAAGGACTACGCCGCAGCCGGCCTGAAGAAGACCATTCCACTGTACGGTGCGGGCTTCCTGACCGATGGCACGCTCGATGCCCAGGGTGCCGATGCGGCCGACCTGCTGACCACGCTGCACTACGCCGACAGCCTGAACACGCCGCGCGACAACGCCTTCCGCCTGTCCTACGCCAAGGCCTACAAACTGCAACCTGACGTGTATGCCGTGCAAGGGTATGACGCAGCGCAAATGCTGGCGGTTGGCCTGGCCGCCGTGAAGGGAGACATCGGCAAAAAAGCCGAGTTCACTACCGCGATCGAAAAAGCCAAGATCGACAGCCCACGTGGCCCCTTCACCCTGTCCAGGTCACACAACCCGGTGCAGGACATCTACCTGCGCCAGGTCGGCGGCAAGGAAAACAAGCTGGCAAGCATCGCCAGCAAGGCGCTGGCCGACCCCGGCCGCGGTTGCCGCCTGTAA